The Streptomyces sp. NBC_01197 genome window below encodes:
- a CDS encoding DNA-directed RNA polymerase subunit beta' — translation MLDVNFFDELRIGLATADDIRTWSHGEVKKPETINYRTLKPEKDGLFCEKIFGPTRDWECYCGKYKRVRFKGIICERCGVEVTRAKVRRERMGHIELAAPVTHIWYFKGVPSRLGYLLDLAPKDLEKVIYFAAYMITFVDEERRTRDLPSLEAHVSVERQQVENRRDSDLEARAKKLETDLAELEAEGAKADVRRKVREGAEREMKQLRDRAQREIDRLDEVWSRFKSLKVQDLEGDELLYRELRDRFGTYFDGCMGAAALQKRLESFDLDEEAERLREIIRTGKGQKKTRALKRLKVVSAFLQTSNKPKGMVLDCVPVIPPDLRPMVQLDGGRFATSDLNDLYRRVINRNNRLKRLLDLGAPEIIVNNEKRMLQEAVDALFDNGRRGRPVTGPGNRPLKSLSDMLKGKQGRFRQNLLGKRVDYSARSVIVVGPQLKLHQCGLPKAMALELFKPFVMKRLVDLNHAQNIKSAKRMVERGRTVVYDVLEEVIAEHPVLLNRAPTLHRLGIQAFEPQLVEGKAIQIHPLVCTAFNADFDGDQMAVHLPLSAEAQAEARILMLSSNNILKPADGRPVTMPTQDMVLGLFFLTTDEAERKVIGEGRNFGSAAEAIMAFDNRELSLQAKVDIRFPVGTIPPRGWVPPVAEPGEPEYQPGDTFRLRTTLGRALFNELLPEDYPFVDYSVGKKQLSEIVNDLAERYPKVIVAATLDNLKAAGFHWATRSGVTVAVSDIVVPEAKKAIVQGYEAQDEKVQKQYERGLITKDERTQELIAIWTKATNEVAEAMNANFPKTNPIFMMVDSGARGNMMQMRQIAGMRGLVSNAKNETIPRPIKASFREGLSVLEYFISTHGARKGLADTALRTADSGYLTRRLVDVSQDVIIREEDCGTERGLKLKIAVKGEDGVLRKTEDVETSVYARMLAEDVVIDGKVIAPANVDLGDVLIDALVGAGVEEVKTRSVLTCESAVGTCAFCYGRSLATGKLVDIGEAVGIIAAQSIGEPGTQLTMRTFHTGGVAGDDITQGLPRVVELFEARTPKGVAPISEAAGTVRIEETEKTKKLVVTPDDGSEETPFPISKRARLLVGEGDRVEVGQKLTVGATNPHDVLRILGQRAVQVHLVGEVQKVYNSQGVSIHDKHIEIIIRQMLRRVTIIESGDAELLPGELVERSKFETENRRVVTEGGHPASGRPQLMGITKASLATESWLSAASFQETTRVLTDAAINAKSDSLIGLKENVIIGKLIPAGTGLARYRNIRVEPTEEAKAAMYSAVGYDDIDYSPFGTGSGQAVPLEDYDYGPYNQ, via the coding sequence GTGCTCGACGTCAACTTCTTCGACGAGCTGCGGATTGGCCTCGCCACCGCGGACGACATCCGGACCTGGTCCCACGGCGAAGTGAAGAAGCCGGAGACCATCAACTACCGCACGCTCAAGCCCGAGAAGGACGGACTCTTCTGCGAGAAGATCTTCGGCCCCACCCGGGACTGGGAGTGCTACTGCGGCAAGTACAAGCGTGTCCGCTTCAAGGGCATCATCTGTGAGCGCTGCGGCGTCGAGGTCACTCGCGCCAAGGTGCGCCGTGAGCGGATGGGCCACATTGAGCTGGCCGCTCCCGTCACCCACATCTGGTACTTCAAGGGTGTCCCGTCCCGTCTGGGCTACCTGCTCGACCTCGCGCCGAAGGACCTCGAAAAGGTCATCTACTTCGCCGCGTACATGATCACCTTTGTGGACGAGGAGCGCCGGACGCGCGACCTGCCCTCGCTGGAGGCACACGTCTCCGTCGAGCGCCAGCAGGTCGAGAACCGCCGCGACTCCGACCTGGAGGCCCGCGCCAAGAAGCTCGAGACCGACCTGGCCGAGCTGGAGGCCGAGGGCGCCAAGGCCGACGTGCGCCGCAAGGTGCGCGAAGGCGCCGAGCGCGAGATGAAGCAGCTGCGTGACCGTGCGCAGCGCGAGATCGACCGTCTCGACGAGGTGTGGAGCCGCTTCAAGAGCCTCAAGGTCCAGGACCTGGAGGGCGACGAGCTGCTCTACCGTGAGCTGCGTGACCGCTTCGGCACGTACTTCGACGGCTGCATGGGCGCTGCCGCCCTGCAGAAGCGCCTGGAGTCCTTCGACCTCGACGAGGAGGCCGAGCGCCTCCGCGAGATCATCCGTACCGGCAAGGGCCAGAAGAAGACCCGTGCGCTCAAGCGCCTCAAGGTCGTCTCCGCGTTCCTGCAGACCAGCAACAAGCCCAAGGGCATGGTGCTCGACTGCGTACCGGTCATCCCGCCGGACCTGCGTCCGATGGTGCAGCTGGACGGTGGCCGCTTCGCGACCTCCGACCTGAACGACCTGTACCGCCGTGTGATCAACCGCAACAACCGCCTCAAGCGTCTCCTTGACCTCGGTGCCCCCGAGATCATCGTGAACAACGAGAAGCGGATGCTGCAGGAGGCCGTCGACGCGCTGTTCGACAACGGCCGCCGCGGTCGCCCGGTCACCGGTCCCGGCAACCGTCCCCTGAAGTCCCTGAGCGACATGCTCAAGGGCAAGCAGGGCCGTTTCCGCCAGAACCTCCTCGGCAAGCGTGTGGACTACTCCGCGCGTTCCGTGATCGTCGTCGGCCCGCAGCTCAAGCTGCACCAGTGCGGTCTGCCGAAGGCCATGGCGCTGGAGCTCTTCAAGCCGTTCGTGATGAAGCGCCTGGTGGACCTGAACCACGCGCAGAACATCAAGTCGGCCAAGCGCATGGTCGAGCGTGGCCGCACCGTGGTGTACGACGTCCTCGAAGAGGTCATCGCCGAGCACCCGGTGCTGCTGAACCGTGCGCCGACCCTGCACCGCCTGGGCATCCAGGCCTTCGAGCCGCAGCTGGTCGAGGGCAAGGCCATCCAGATCCACCCGCTCGTCTGCACCGCGTTCAACGCGGACTTCGACGGTGACCAGATGGCCGTCCACCTGCCGCTGTCGGCAGAGGCGCAGGCCGAGGCCCGCATCCTGATGCTGTCCTCGAACAACATCCTGAAGCCGGCCGACGGCCGTCCCGTCACCATGCCGACCCAGGACATGGTGCTCGGACTGTTCTTCCTCACGACCGACGAGGCAGAGCGCAAGGTCATCGGCGAGGGCCGGAACTTCGGTTCCGCGGCCGAGGCGATCATGGCCTTCGACAACCGCGAGCTGTCGCTGCAGGCGAAGGTCGACATCCGCTTCCCGGTGGGCACCATCCCGCCGCGTGGCTGGGTGCCGCCGGTCGCCGAGCCGGGCGAGCCCGAGTACCAGCCGGGTGACACCTTCCGGCTGCGTACGACCCTGGGCCGTGCGCTCTTCAACGAGCTGCTGCCCGAGGACTACCCGTTCGTCGACTACTCGGTGGGCAAGAAGCAGCTCTCCGAGATCGTCAACGACCTGGCCGAGCGCTACCCCAAGGTCATCGTGGCGGCGACGCTCGACAACCTGAAGGCCGCGGGCTTCCACTGGGCGACCCGTTCCGGCGTCACCGTCGCCGTTTCGGACATCGTCGTCCCGGAGGCCAAGAAGGCCATCGTCCAGGGCTACGAGGCCCAGGACGAGAAGGTCCAGAAGCAGTACGAGCGCGGTCTGATCACCAAGGACGAGCGCACGCAGGAGCTCATCGCGATCTGGACCAAGGCGACCAACGAGGTTGCCGAGGCGATGAACGCGAACTTCCCCAAGACGAACCCCATCTTCATGATGGTTGACTCGGGTGCCCGAGGAAACATGATGCAGATGCGGCAGATCGCCGGTATGCGTGGTCTGGTGTCGAACGCGAAGAACGAGACGATCCCGCGTCCCATCAAGGCGTCGTTCCGTGAGGGTCTCTCCGTACTGGAGTACTTCATCTCCACCCACGGTGCCCGTAAGGGCCTCGCGGACACCGCCCTGCGTACCGCCGACTCGGGCTACCTGACCCGTCGTCTGGTGGACGTCTCGCAGGACGTGATCATCCGCGAGGAGGACTGCGGTACCGAGCGCGGTCTGAAGCTCAAGATCGCGGTCAAGGGCGAGGACGGCGTGCTCCGCAAGACGGAGGACGTCGAGACCTCGGTCTACGCCCGGATGCTCGCCGAGGACGTCGTCATCGACGGCAAGGTCATCGCGCCGGCCAATGTCGACCTGGGTGACGTCCTGATCGACGCCCTGGTGGGCGCCGGCGTCGAGGAGGTCAAGACCCGCTCGGTCCTGACCTGTGAGTCCGCGGTCGGCACCTGTGCCTTCTGCTACGGACGCTCGCTGGCCACCGGCAAGCTGGTCGACATCGGTGAGGCGGTCGGCATCATCGCCGCCCAGTCCATCGGTGAGCCCGGTACCCAGCTGACGATGCGTACCTTCCACACCGGTGGTGTGGCCGGTGACGACATCACGCAGGGTCTGCCGCGTGTCGTCGAGCTCTTCGAGGCCCGTACACCCAAGGGTGTCGCGCCGATCTCCGAGGCCGCGGGCACCGTCCGCATCGAGGAGACCGAGAAGACGAAGAAGCTCGTCGTAACCCCGGACGACGGCAGCGAGGAGACGCCCTTCCCGATCTCCAAGCGGGCCCGTCTGCTCGTGGGCGAGGGCGACCGCGTCGAGGTGGGCCAGAAGCTCACCGTGGGTGCCACCAACCCGCACGACGTGCTGCGCATCCTCGGCCAGCGCGCGGTCCAGGTCCACCTGGTCGGCGAAGTCCAGAAGGTCTACAACTCGCAGGGCGTGTCGATCCACGACAAGCACATCGAGATCATCATCCGGCAGATGCTGCGCCGGGTGACGATCATCGAGTCCGGCGACGCGGAACTGCTGCCTGGCGAGCTCGTCGAGCGCTCGAAGTTCGAGACCGAGAACCGTCGTGTGGTCACGGAAGGCGGCCACCCGGCCTCCGGCCGTCCGCAGCTGATGGGTATCACCAAGGCCTCGCTGGCCACCGAGTCGTGGCTGTCGGCGGCGTCCTTCCAGGAGACCACCAGGGTCCTG